Proteins from a genomic interval of Echeneis naucrates chromosome 21, fEcheNa1.1, whole genome shotgun sequence:
- the upf3a gene encoding regulator of nonsense transcripts 3A isoform X2: MRSEKDQMTAGKEKNVVEIQFRDIPRDAENAPCNPKQKEEKKEVFTKVVIRRLPPNLSKDQLEEQLSPLPSYDYFEFFPADQSLYPHLFSRAYINFKNPEDILLFRDRFDGYVFIDNKGQEYPAVVEFAPFQKISKKKLKKKDAKAGSIEEDPEYKRFLENYSCDEEKSMANPETLLGEIEAKTRELIAKRTTPLLEYIKNKKIEKQRIREEKREERRRRELEKKRQREEEKRKRREEERRKRKEAEKQKKLSDKDIKIKLLKKSDRDDDVDSDRIKDKGDIGETDRGKWEKAGGQVKSKDPKENRGQPESDKEQREHHGRRQRDKDHRGKDEERKRQRHHYEFDKFMRRKDETKWGKGYCQDRAKKEGHHHGFSYCPDSGDKLGKEDREDLGSRKERLRNKDRPAMQLYQPGARNRKRMSSAGKGYDCIPVGPSPEPGTEHCYEVATMATGQEKGFDKSKEEQ, from the exons atgagGTCTGAAAAGGACCAAATGACTGCGGGCAAGGAGAAAAACGTCGTCGAGATACAATTCAGGGACATCCCGAGGGACGCGGAAAACGCTCCCTGCAACCccaaacagaaagaagaaaagaaggaggtGTTTACAAAG GTGGTGATTCGAAGGCTCCCTCCCAACCTGTCAAAGGACCAACTAGAAGAGCAGCTCAGTCCACTGCCATCCTACGACTATTTTGAGTTCTTCCCAGCAGATCAAAG TCTCTACCCTCACCTGTTCTCCAGAGCATACATCAACTTCAAAAACCCTGAAGATATCCTGCTTTTTAGGGACCGATTTGATGGCTATGTCTTCATCGACAACAAgg GCCAAGAGTATCCTGCAGTGGTGGAGTTTGCCCCCTTTCAGAAGATTTCTAAAAAGAAGCTAAAGAAGAAAGATGCCAAAGCTGGAAGCATCGAAGAAG ATCCAGAATATAAGCGCTTCTTGGAGAATTACTCCTGTGATGAGGAGAAATCGATGGCCAATCCCGAAACTCTGCTGGGAGAAATAGAGGCCAAGACTAGAGAGCTCATAG ccaagCGAACAACACCACTGCTGGAGTAcatcaaaaacaagaaaatcgAGAAACAG AGAataagagaggagaagagagaagagaggaggaggagagagcttGAAAAGAAACGtcaaagggaggaagagaagagaaagcgTCGAGAGGAGGAGCGACGTAAACGAAAAGAGGctgaaaagcagaagaaattGTCTGATAAAGACATcaaaatcaaa CTCCTGAAGAAGAGCGACAGAGACGACGATGTGGATTCAGACAGAATAAAAGACAAGGGTGACATtggggagacagacagggggaaaTGGGAGAAAGCTGGAGGACAAGTGAAGTCAAAGGACCCCAAAGAGAA TAGAGGTCAGCCTGAGAGTGACAAGGAACAGAGAGAGCATCATGGAAGACGACAGAGAGATAAGGACCACCGAGGGaaagatgaggagaggaaacgTCAGCGGCACCACTATGAGTTTGATAAGTTTATGCGGCGCAAAGATGAGACCAAATGGGGGAAAGGCTATTGCCAGGACCGAGCAAAGAAAGAGGGACACCACCACGGCTTCTCCTACTGTCCTGACAGTGGAGACAAACTGGGaaaggaggacagggaggaccTGGGTAGTAGGAAGGAACGCCTCCGAAACAAG GACCGTCCAGCCATGCAACTCTATCAGCCAGGCGCACGCAACCGCAAGCGCATGAGCTCAGCAGGCAAAGGCTACGACTGCATCCCCGTGGGCCCCTCACCAGAACCCGGGACAGAGCATTGCTATGAGGTTGCCACCATGGCAACAGGGCAGGAAAAGGGGTTTGACAAAAGCAAAGAAGAGCAGTGA
- the upf3a gene encoding regulator of nonsense transcripts 3A isoform X1 produces the protein MRSEKDQMTAGKEKNVVEIQFRDIPRDAENAPCNPKQKEEKKEVFTKVVIRRLPPNLSKDQLEEQLSPLPSYDYFEFFPADQSLYPHLFSRAYINFKNPEDILLFRDRFDGYVFIDNKGQEYPAVVEFAPFQKISKKKLKKKDAKAGSIEEDPEYKRFLENYSCDEEKSMANPETLLGEIEAKTRELIAKRTTPLLEYIKNKKIEKQRIREEKREERRRRELEKKRQREEEKRKRREEERRKRKEAEKQKKLSDKDIKIKLLKKSDRDDDVDSDRIKDKGDIGETDRGKWEKAGGQVKSKDPKEKGQPESDKEQREHHGRRQRDKDHRGKDEERKRQRHHYEFDKFMRRKDETKWGKGYCQDRAKKEGHHHGFSYCPDSGDKLGKEDREDLGSRKERLRNKVSEKDRPAMQLYQPGARNRKRMSSAGKGYDCIPVGPSPEPGTEHCYEVATMATGQEKGFDKSKEEQ, from the exons atgagGTCTGAAAAGGACCAAATGACTGCGGGCAAGGAGAAAAACGTCGTCGAGATACAATTCAGGGACATCCCGAGGGACGCGGAAAACGCTCCCTGCAACCccaaacagaaagaagaaaagaaggaggtGTTTACAAAG GTGGTGATTCGAAGGCTCCCTCCCAACCTGTCAAAGGACCAACTAGAAGAGCAGCTCAGTCCACTGCCATCCTACGACTATTTTGAGTTCTTCCCAGCAGATCAAAG TCTCTACCCTCACCTGTTCTCCAGAGCATACATCAACTTCAAAAACCCTGAAGATATCCTGCTTTTTAGGGACCGATTTGATGGCTATGTCTTCATCGACAACAAgg GCCAAGAGTATCCTGCAGTGGTGGAGTTTGCCCCCTTTCAGAAGATTTCTAAAAAGAAGCTAAAGAAGAAAGATGCCAAAGCTGGAAGCATCGAAGAAG ATCCAGAATATAAGCGCTTCTTGGAGAATTACTCCTGTGATGAGGAGAAATCGATGGCCAATCCCGAAACTCTGCTGGGAGAAATAGAGGCCAAGACTAGAGAGCTCATAG ccaagCGAACAACACCACTGCTGGAGTAcatcaaaaacaagaaaatcgAGAAACAG AGAataagagaggagaagagagaagagaggaggaggagagagcttGAAAAGAAACGtcaaagggaggaagagaagagaaagcgTCGAGAGGAGGAGCGACGTAAACGAAAAGAGGctgaaaagcagaagaaattGTCTGATAAAGACATcaaaatcaaa CTCCTGAAGAAGAGCGACAGAGACGACGATGTGGATTCAGACAGAATAAAAGACAAGGGTGACATtggggagacagacagggggaaaTGGGAGAAAGCTGGAGGACAAGTGAAGTCAAAGGACCCCAAAGAGAA AGGTCAGCCTGAGAGTGACAAGGAACAGAGAGAGCATCATGGAAGACGACAGAGAGATAAGGACCACCGAGGGaaagatgaggagaggaaacgTCAGCGGCACCACTATGAGTTTGATAAGTTTATGCGGCGCAAAGATGAGACCAAATGGGGGAAAGGCTATTGCCAGGACCGAGCAAAGAAAGAGGGACACCACCACGGCTTCTCCTACTGTCCTGACAGTGGAGACAAACTGGGaaaggaggacagggaggaccTGGGTAGTAGGAAGGAACGCCTCCGAAACAAGGTGAGCGAGAAG GACCGTCCAGCCATGCAACTCTATCAGCCAGGCGCACGCAACCGCAAGCGCATGAGCTCAGCAGGCAAAGGCTACGACTGCATCCCCGTGGGCCCCTCACCAGAACCCGGGACAGAGCATTGCTATGAGGTTGCCACCATGGCAACAGGGCAGGAAAAGGGGTTTGACAAAAGCAAAGAAGAGCAGTGA
- the p2ry8 gene encoding P2Y purinoceptor 8: MPGNSSSIKLDNATMALFQDMNTSIIISLIYSVVTGINVVGNGLSLWLLIFRTTPKTPSIIFMINLTLTDLALGAALPFQISYLLQGYHWALGSRMCSVLTLVFYTNIYCSVLTMMAIGIDRYLGIVWPMQFKLTRERKSIAVISCVFMWGLVLSVLYPLMTTDLTYEIPELGITTCFDVLKQTMLPTVGAWAGFLFSMVFLLFIFPFCVTAFCYVSVIRKLASDSKTAQKKRAIRLAFIVLLVFTVCFAPNNILLLVHSVLRLFYKKSVYMAYKMSLCLSCLNSCLDPFIYYFACRDFRHKLRQIINIQSQSSGDSMKMEHKESLCNS, encoded by the exons ATGCCGGGAAATTCAAGCAGCATTAAACTAGACAACGCCACCATGGCCCTGTTTCAGGACATGAACACCAGTATCATCATATCCCTTATCTACTCGGTTGTCACTGGCATTAATGTAGTCGGAAACGGTCTTTCTCTGTGGCTACTCATCTTCCGTACAACACCCAAGACTCCCTCCATCATTTTCATGATTAATCTGACTCTCACTGACTTGGCCCTTGGTGCTGCCCTGCCCTTCCAGATTTCTTACCTGCTCCAAGGATACCACTGGGCTCTTGGATCCAGAATGTGCAG CGTCCTGACCCTTGTCTTCTACACCAACATATACTGCTCTGTCCTTACTATGATGGCCATCGGTATTGACCGCTACCTTGGCATTGTCTGGCCAATGCAATTCAAGCTAACCAGGGAGAGGAAGTCCATCGCTGTCATcagttgtgtgttcatgtgggGTTTAGTGCTGAGCGTTCTGTACCCACTGATGACCACAGACCTCACCTATGAAATTCCTGAACTTGGGATTACCACCTGCTTTGATGTGCTAAAGCAAACAATGCTCCCGACCGTAGGGGCCTGGGCAGGCTTTCTTTTCTCCATGGTGttccttctcttcatcttccCTTTCTGTGTCACAGCGTTCTGTTATGTAAGTGTCATTCGGAAACTGGCCAGTGATTCCAAAACAGCCCAGAAAAAGAGAGCGATACGGCTGGCCTTTATTGTTCTCCTGGTTTTTACCGTTTGTTTCGCACCCAACAACATCCTCCTGTTGGTTCACAGTGTGCTAAGGCTCTTCTATAAAAAGTCTGTCTACATGGCCTACAAAATGTCGCTCTGCCTCAGCTGTTTGAATAGCTGCCTCGATCCCTTCATTTACTACTTTGCTTGTAGGGATTTCAGACACAAGCTgagacaaataataaatattcagaGTCAAAGTAGTGGGGACTCCATGAAAATGGAGCATAAGGAGAGCTTGTGCAATTCATAA
- the asmtl gene encoding putative bifunctional dTTP/UTP pyrophosphatase/methyltransferase protein isoform X1, which yields MVLRPVISKLLGKLVVLASSSPRRLEILHNAGLRFEVVPSWFKETLDKGLFKAPYEYAVETAKQKALEVARRMPFKHLKTPDIVIGADTIVTVDGKILEKPVDKDDAYRMLSSLSGKEHSVFTGVAIILCHEKENEEVDYQLIDFYEETKVKFADLSEDMLWEYINSGEPMDKAGGYGIQALGGMLVEYVHGDFLNVVGFPLNHFCKQLDLIYNQSTSSTDQECPSVHVSNSSSHATSTSTQPPPKMSTQFSHSTSSSTKRNSEPKPRPNSPSASQTHHTNDSPSFSPVHKVMKKNSNSEVGEGSWMLVNSLSKRIEIQSAELQDPEKATLPSTPSRGQAIELNVTEHEDGELKKEDLEQITELMDGFKASKALFTASELCIFDLLQSRPGLDAAQVAKEIKASVKGTERLLEACVSLGLLKSKDGMHHNPLYENADLAVRFLRSDAPFSLRGYIQHCNSTVWPLFSHLESAVREGTNQRERAFGKKSDDVFQDTYYNSQEVKLRFMKAMHSIAKVTGKAVATAFDLSNFKTACDLGGCTGALAYELTKAHPGLSVTVFDLPAVVEMSEHFYPQQKDNRVSFVAGDFFQDELPKADLYILARVLHDWPDEKVHILLTEIADAAAPGCAVLIAETMLDGQTPYSALQSLNMLVQTEGRERTASKYAEMLRKHRFGKTHVVHTKNFLDAVISIKIS from the exons ATGGTATTAAGGCCTGTCATTTCCAAGCTCTTGGGAAAACTGGTCGTGCTGGCGAGTTCCTCTCCAAGAAGACTGGAAATTCTCCATAATGCA GGCTTGCGCTTTGAGGTGGTACCCTCCTGGTTCAAAGAGACTCTTGACAAGGGACTTTTTAAAGCACCTTATGAGTATGCAGTTGAGACAGCCAAACAGAAAGCTCTGGAGGTTGCGAGGAGGATGCCTTTT AAACACTTAAAAACTCCAGACATCGTAATTGGAGCAGACACTATTGTG ACTGTGGATGGCAAAATTCTGGAGAAGCCAGTGGACAAAGATGATGCCTACAGGATGCTGTCAAG CTTAAGTGGCAAAGAACACAGTGTCTTCACTGGTGTAGCAATTATCCTGTGTcatgagaaagaaa ACGAAGAAGTTGACTATCAGCTGATTGACTTCTATGAAGAAACAAAGGTGAAGTTTGCTGATCTCTCAGAAGATATGCTTTGGGAGTACATCAATAGTGGTGAACCCAT gGACAAGGCGGGTGGTTATGGCATCCAGGCTCTTGGTGGCATGTTGGTGGAATACGTCCATGGAGACTTCCTGAATGTAGTGGGCTTCCCCCTCAACCACTTCTGCAAACAGCTAGATCTTATTTACAATCAGAGCACTTCCTCCACTGACCAGGAatgtccatctgtccatgtgagcaacagcagcagtcatgCCACCTCAACATCCACTCAGCCCCCACCCAAAATGTCAACACAGTTCAGCCACAGCACCAGCTCTTCAACCAAACGCAATTCTGAACCCAAACCCAGACCAAACAGCCCATCTGCAAGTCAAACACACCACACCAATGACAGCCCTTCATTCAGCCCTGTTCATAAG GTAATGAAGAAGAACAGTAACAGTGAAGTGGGTGAGGGTTCTTGGATGTTGGTTAATAGCTTGTCGAAACGCATTGAAATCCAATCAGCCGAACTCCAGGACCCTGAGAAAGCAACGTTACCCTCAACCCCCAGCAGGGGGCAGGCAATTGAACTGAATGTGACAGAGCACGAGGATGGCGAGCTTAAGAAAGAGGACTTGGAGCAAATCACTGAGCTAATGGATGGATTCAAAGCCTCAAAG GCGCTGTTCACTGCATCCGAGTTGTGCATCTTTGATCTTCTGCAGAGCAGACCAGGGCTGGATGCAGCACAAGTGGCCAAGGAGATCAAAGCCTCTGTGAAGGGGACTGAGCGCCTGTTGGAGGCTTGCGTGTCTCTGGGATTGTTGAAGAGCAAAGATGGAA TGCACCACAATCCTCTGTACGAGAACGCAGATCTTGCTGTGCGTTTTTTGCGGTCGGATGCACCTTTTTCCCTACGCGGATACATCCAGCATTGTAACAGCACAGTGTGGCCACTTTTCTCCCACCTTGAGAGTGCTGTGAGGGAGGGTACCAACCAGCGCGAAAGGGCCTTTGGCAAAAAATCAGACGATGTTTTTCAG GATACATACTACAACAGCCAAGAAGTGAAACTGAGATTCATGAAAGCTATGCACAGCATCGCTAAAGTTACTGGAAAAGCCGTGGCAACAGCCTTTGACCTGTCCAATTTCAAAACAGCCTGTGACCTCGGAG gaTGTACAGGTGCCTTGGCCTATGAGTTGACTAAAGCCCATCCAGGGCTGTCTGTGACAGTTTTTGATTTACCTGCTGTTGTTGAGATGAGTGAACATTTCTATCCGCAGCAGAAAGACAACAGAGTCTCATTTGTTGCAG GAGATTTCTTTCAAGACGAGCTGCCCAAAGCAGATTTGTACATCCTGGCAAGAGTTCTTCATGACTGGCCTGATGAGAAGGTTCATATTCTGCTGACAGAAATTGCAGATGCAGCCGCACCAG GATGTGCAGTGCTCATAGCTGAGACCATGCTGGACGGACAGACGCCCTACTCAGCTCTGCAGTCTTTGAATATGCTTGTCCAGACTGAGGGAAGGGAGAGAACAGCGAGCAAGTATGCAGAAATGCTGCGCAAACATAGATTTGGGAAAACACATGTGGTCCATACCAAGAACTTTTTAGATGCTGTTATTTCCATCAAAATATCATAG
- the asmtl gene encoding putative bifunctional dTTP/UTP pyrophosphatase/methyltransferase protein isoform X2, with translation MVLRPVISKLLGKLVVLASSSPRRLEILHNAGLRFEVVPSWFKETLDKGLFKAPYEYAVETAKQKALEVARRMPFKHLKTPDIVIGADTIVTVDGKILEKPVDKDDAYRMLSSLSGKEHSVFTGVAIILCHEKENEEVDYQLIDFYEETKVKFADLSEDMLWEYINSGEPMDKAGGYGIQALGGMLVEYVHGDFLNVVGFPLNHFCKQLDLIYNQSTSSTDQECPSVHVSNSSSHATSTSTQPPPKMSTQFSHSTSSSTKRNSEPKPRPNSPSASQTHHTNDSPSFSPVHKVMKKNSNSEVGEGSWMLVNSLSKRIEIQSAELQDPEKATLPSTPSRGQAIELNVTEHEDGELKKEDLEQITELMDGFKASKALFTASELCIFDLLQSRPGLDAAQVAKEIKASVKGTERLLEACVSLGLLKSKDGMHHNPLYENADLAVRFLRSDAPFSLRGYIQHCNSTVWPLFSHLESAVREGTNQRERAFGKKSDDVFQDTYYNSQEVKLRFMKAMHSIAKVTGKAVATAFDLSNFKTACDLGGCTGALAYELTKAHPGLSVTVFDLPAVVEMSEHFYPQQKDNRVSFVAGDFFQDELPKADLYILARVLHDWPDEKVHILLTEIADAAAPGCGLLLNEIFLYEDRRGPRRGLLQALSMSEGKQRSVTDYSLLLKSHGFIATHVQHTDNFLDAMLCVKV, from the exons ATGGTATTAAGGCCTGTCATTTCCAAGCTCTTGGGAAAACTGGTCGTGCTGGCGAGTTCCTCTCCAAGAAGACTGGAAATTCTCCATAATGCA GGCTTGCGCTTTGAGGTGGTACCCTCCTGGTTCAAAGAGACTCTTGACAAGGGACTTTTTAAAGCACCTTATGAGTATGCAGTTGAGACAGCCAAACAGAAAGCTCTGGAGGTTGCGAGGAGGATGCCTTTT AAACACTTAAAAACTCCAGACATCGTAATTGGAGCAGACACTATTGTG ACTGTGGATGGCAAAATTCTGGAGAAGCCAGTGGACAAAGATGATGCCTACAGGATGCTGTCAAG CTTAAGTGGCAAAGAACACAGTGTCTTCACTGGTGTAGCAATTATCCTGTGTcatgagaaagaaa ACGAAGAAGTTGACTATCAGCTGATTGACTTCTATGAAGAAACAAAGGTGAAGTTTGCTGATCTCTCAGAAGATATGCTTTGGGAGTACATCAATAGTGGTGAACCCAT gGACAAGGCGGGTGGTTATGGCATCCAGGCTCTTGGTGGCATGTTGGTGGAATACGTCCATGGAGACTTCCTGAATGTAGTGGGCTTCCCCCTCAACCACTTCTGCAAACAGCTAGATCTTATTTACAATCAGAGCACTTCCTCCACTGACCAGGAatgtccatctgtccatgtgagcaacagcagcagtcatgCCACCTCAACATCCACTCAGCCCCCACCCAAAATGTCAACACAGTTCAGCCACAGCACCAGCTCTTCAACCAAACGCAATTCTGAACCCAAACCCAGACCAAACAGCCCATCTGCAAGTCAAACACACCACACCAATGACAGCCCTTCATTCAGCCCTGTTCATAAG GTAATGAAGAAGAACAGTAACAGTGAAGTGGGTGAGGGTTCTTGGATGTTGGTTAATAGCTTGTCGAAACGCATTGAAATCCAATCAGCCGAACTCCAGGACCCTGAGAAAGCAACGTTACCCTCAACCCCCAGCAGGGGGCAGGCAATTGAACTGAATGTGACAGAGCACGAGGATGGCGAGCTTAAGAAAGAGGACTTGGAGCAAATCACTGAGCTAATGGATGGATTCAAAGCCTCAAAG GCGCTGTTCACTGCATCCGAGTTGTGCATCTTTGATCTTCTGCAGAGCAGACCAGGGCTGGATGCAGCACAAGTGGCCAAGGAGATCAAAGCCTCTGTGAAGGGGACTGAGCGCCTGTTGGAGGCTTGCGTGTCTCTGGGATTGTTGAAGAGCAAAGATGGAA TGCACCACAATCCTCTGTACGAGAACGCAGATCTTGCTGTGCGTTTTTTGCGGTCGGATGCACCTTTTTCCCTACGCGGATACATCCAGCATTGTAACAGCACAGTGTGGCCACTTTTCTCCCACCTTGAGAGTGCTGTGAGGGAGGGTACCAACCAGCGCGAAAGGGCCTTTGGCAAAAAATCAGACGATGTTTTTCAG GATACATACTACAACAGCCAAGAAGTGAAACTGAGATTCATGAAAGCTATGCACAGCATCGCTAAAGTTACTGGAAAAGCCGTGGCAACAGCCTTTGACCTGTCCAATTTCAAAACAGCCTGTGACCTCGGAG gaTGTACAGGTGCCTTGGCCTATGAGTTGACTAAAGCCCATCCAGGGCTGTCTGTGACAGTTTTTGATTTACCTGCTGTTGTTGAGATGAGTGAACATTTCTATCCGCAGCAGAAAGACAACAGAGTCTCATTTGTTGCAG GAGATTTCTTTCAAGACGAGCTGCCCAAAGCAGATTTGTACATCCTGGCAAGAGTTCTTCATGACTGGCCTGATGAGAAGGTTCATATTCTGCTGACAGAAATTGCAGATGCAGCCGCACCAG GCTGTGGACTCCTGCTAAATGAGATCTTCCTGTATGAAGACAGAAGGGGCCCAAGGCGTGGGCTACTGCAGGCTCTCAGCATGAGCGAGGGGAAACAGAGGAGCGTGACAGACTACAGTCTGCTCTTGAAGAGTCACGGTTTCATTGCAACACATGTCCAGCACACAGACAACTTCCTGGATGCCATGCTTTGTGTCAAAGTGTGA
- the asmtl gene encoding putative bifunctional dTTP/UTP pyrophosphatase/methyltransferase protein isoform X3 encodes MAKFWRSQWTKMMPTGCCQDEEVDYQLIDFYEETKVKFADLSEDMLWEYINSGEPMDKAGGYGIQALGGMLVEYVHGDFLNVVGFPLNHFCKQLDLIYNQSTSSTDQECPSVHVSNSSSHATSTSTQPPPKMSTQFSHSTSSSTKRNSEPKPRPNSPSASQTHHTNDSPSFSPVHKVMKKNSNSEVGEGSWMLVNSLSKRIEIQSAELQDPEKATLPSTPSRGQAIELNVTEHEDGELKKEDLEQITELMDGFKASKALFTASELCIFDLLQSRPGLDAAQVAKEIKASVKGTERLLEACVSLGLLKSKDGMHHNPLYENADLAVRFLRSDAPFSLRGYIQHCNSTVWPLFSHLESAVREGTNQRERAFGKKSDDVFQDTYYNSQEVKLRFMKAMHSIAKVTGKAVATAFDLSNFKTACDLGGCTGALAYELTKAHPGLSVTVFDLPAVVEMSEHFYPQQKDNRVSFVAGDFFQDELPKADLYILARVLHDWPDEKVHILLTEIADAAAPGCAVLIAETMLDGQTPYSALQSLNMLVQTEGRERTASKYAEMLRKHRFGKTHVVHTKNFLDAVISIKIS; translated from the exons ATGGCAAAATTCTGGAGAAGCCAGTGGACAAAGATGATGCCTACAGGATGCTGTCAAG ACGAAGAAGTTGACTATCAGCTGATTGACTTCTATGAAGAAACAAAGGTGAAGTTTGCTGATCTCTCAGAAGATATGCTTTGGGAGTACATCAATAGTGGTGAACCCAT gGACAAGGCGGGTGGTTATGGCATCCAGGCTCTTGGTGGCATGTTGGTGGAATACGTCCATGGAGACTTCCTGAATGTAGTGGGCTTCCCCCTCAACCACTTCTGCAAACAGCTAGATCTTATTTACAATCAGAGCACTTCCTCCACTGACCAGGAatgtccatctgtccatgtgagcaacagcagcagtcatgCCACCTCAACATCCACTCAGCCCCCACCCAAAATGTCAACACAGTTCAGCCACAGCACCAGCTCTTCAACCAAACGCAATTCTGAACCCAAACCCAGACCAAACAGCCCATCTGCAAGTCAAACACACCACACCAATGACAGCCCTTCATTCAGCCCTGTTCATAAG GTAATGAAGAAGAACAGTAACAGTGAAGTGGGTGAGGGTTCTTGGATGTTGGTTAATAGCTTGTCGAAACGCATTGAAATCCAATCAGCCGAACTCCAGGACCCTGAGAAAGCAACGTTACCCTCAACCCCCAGCAGGGGGCAGGCAATTGAACTGAATGTGACAGAGCACGAGGATGGCGAGCTTAAGAAAGAGGACTTGGAGCAAATCACTGAGCTAATGGATGGATTCAAAGCCTCAAAG GCGCTGTTCACTGCATCCGAGTTGTGCATCTTTGATCTTCTGCAGAGCAGACCAGGGCTGGATGCAGCACAAGTGGCCAAGGAGATCAAAGCCTCTGTGAAGGGGACTGAGCGCCTGTTGGAGGCTTGCGTGTCTCTGGGATTGTTGAAGAGCAAAGATGGAA TGCACCACAATCCTCTGTACGAGAACGCAGATCTTGCTGTGCGTTTTTTGCGGTCGGATGCACCTTTTTCCCTACGCGGATACATCCAGCATTGTAACAGCACAGTGTGGCCACTTTTCTCCCACCTTGAGAGTGCTGTGAGGGAGGGTACCAACCAGCGCGAAAGGGCCTTTGGCAAAAAATCAGACGATGTTTTTCAG GATACATACTACAACAGCCAAGAAGTGAAACTGAGATTCATGAAAGCTATGCACAGCATCGCTAAAGTTACTGGAAAAGCCGTGGCAACAGCCTTTGACCTGTCCAATTTCAAAACAGCCTGTGACCTCGGAG gaTGTACAGGTGCCTTGGCCTATGAGTTGACTAAAGCCCATCCAGGGCTGTCTGTGACAGTTTTTGATTTACCTGCTGTTGTTGAGATGAGTGAACATTTCTATCCGCAGCAGAAAGACAACAGAGTCTCATTTGTTGCAG GAGATTTCTTTCAAGACGAGCTGCCCAAAGCAGATTTGTACATCCTGGCAAGAGTTCTTCATGACTGGCCTGATGAGAAGGTTCATATTCTGCTGACAGAAATTGCAGATGCAGCCGCACCAG GATGTGCAGTGCTCATAGCTGAGACCATGCTGGACGGACAGACGCCCTACTCAGCTCTGCAGTCTTTGAATATGCTTGTCCAGACTGAGGGAAGGGAGAGAACAGCGAGCAAGTATGCAGAAATGCTGCGCAAACATAGATTTGGGAAAACACATGTGGTCCATACCAAGAACTTTTTAGATGCTGTTATTTCCATCAAAATATCATAG